One window of Streptomyces sp. FIT100 genomic DNA carries:
- a CDS encoding TAXI family TRAP transporter solute-binding subunit has translation MSPALPRLTRRRALQGSVALAVVCGLLLWWLLPAGETTPTGRLTFSTGVKTGVYQRYGELLKGALARDLPGVSIELRTSEGSQENLARVASGEADFTIATADAVAKYQQEGRPGAGRLRGCARLYDDYVQLVVGQGSLVRTPGDLRGLRVGVGQDGSGVRIIAERVLSAAGLDPAEDIAPVSAGIDTMPGLLERGELDAFFWSGGLPTGALQKLSGRTAVRLVPLDEDLIDRVHNAGEATRYYRSAVVPADAYPLIMGGSVQVETLAVTNLLVTTADADPELTESLTRAVIDSRDRIGGEVHPAQLVDLRTAIYTDPLELHDGARRYYRSAKP, from the coding sequence TGGTGGCTGCTGCCGGCCGGGGAGACGACCCCGACCGGGCGGCTCACGTTCAGCACGGGTGTGAAGACCGGGGTCTACCAGCGCTACGGCGAGCTGCTGAAGGGCGCGCTCGCCCGCGATCTGCCCGGGGTCTCCATAGAGCTGCGGACCAGCGAGGGCTCCCAGGAGAACCTCGCCAGGGTCGCGAGCGGCGAGGCCGACTTCACGATCGCCACGGCCGACGCGGTGGCCAAGTACCAGCAGGAGGGCAGGCCGGGCGCCGGGCGACTGCGGGGCTGCGCCCGGCTGTACGACGACTACGTGCAGCTCGTGGTGGGGCAGGGCTCGCTGGTGCGGACCCCCGGGGACCTGCGCGGCCTGCGGGTCGGCGTCGGACAGGACGGATCGGGGGTCAGGATCATCGCCGAGCGGGTGCTGTCCGCGGCGGGCCTGGACCCGGCGGAGGACATCGCACCGGTCTCGGCGGGTATCGACACCATGCCGGGCCTGCTGGAGCGCGGTGAGCTGGACGCCTTCTTCTGGTCGGGCGGGCTGCCCACCGGCGCCCTCCAGAAGCTCTCGGGGCGCACCGCGGTACGGCTGGTTCCGCTCGACGAGGACCTGATCGACCGCGTCCACAACGCGGGCGAGGCCACCCGCTACTACCGCTCGGCGGTCGTGCCCGCCGACGCCTACCCGCTGATCATGGGCGGCTCGGTGCAGGTGGAGACACTCGCGGTGACGAACCTCCTGGTCACGACGGCGGACGCGGACCCGGAGCTCACCGAGAGCCTTACGCGTGCGGTGATCGACAGCCGCGACCGGATCGGCGGCGAGGTGCACCCGGCGCAGCTCGTGGACCTGCGGACGGCGATCTACACCGATCCGCTGGAGCTCCACGACGGAGCGCGGCGGTACTACCGCTCGGCGAAGCCGTAG